The Halorussus lipolyticus DNA window TAAATGAAGTCTTCGATGACACCCGTATATGCTCTCGTACTCGGTCTATAGTGAAGCAGGTGGCGTCGGAAAAACCACGCTCACCGCAAACTTAGCGGTAGCGCACGCCAGAGCCGGCCTCAACGTCCTTGTCGTCCCACTCGACCCCCAAGACGGCGATCTAAGCTACCTTTTCGATGTCGACCACAACCGAGCAGACAGCGATGTCGACACGCTCGTCCACCACCTCGTGGGGCGAGGGAAAGGCGAGTTCATGGACCTCATCGAAACCGTCGAACACGGTGTCGATATCATCCCAGAACACAATCGACTCGAAGATTTAGGGGAAACACTACGGAAAGAGCAGGAAGCCCGAAGCGACTTCGGCGAGTCATTCCCAATGTGGACGCAACTCCAGCGGGTTCTCCGAGAAGCAGAAGTTCACAAGCACTACGATGTCCTCCTCGTTGACCCGCCCGCAAGTTCGGGCCCGCACCTCTACAACGCGCTGGACGCAACTCGGAATCTCGTTATGCCGGTCGAACCCTCCGGAAAAGGGCAGGCGTCAGTAAGTGGACTGAACGACCTCGTGTCGAACCTCGAAGAACAGTTAGAGATCAATATTGGTGTCCTCGCTGCAGTACCGAATCGGGTGAAAGGGACACGCGATCAGGATGCAGTCATCGAAGATATCGAGGATCAAGGGTTCGACGTACCAGTTGTTCTCCGTGACCGTACGTCACTACTCGAAGGATGCTGGAGTGAGAAGTGTAGTGCATACACGTACGTGCGCGAACACAGAAGTCGGGAGCGCGACTACGAATTAGAGACGCTCGCGAAGTTCGACGATATCGCACGGCACCTCGAAGCTGAAGGGAGCATCGAAGCGCCAAACCCACCGGAGTCCGGTAGCCTCAAACGCGACGACGTGGAGGTGCGTGCATGACAGGGCTGAAATCAGGTTCAGGAGACGATCTATGGGGTGACGAGAGTGACGAGACGGACGAGGCGGACGCCGAGGAGACGGAAAGCAAGAGCGACACAGTAGCTACTGATGCTGAATCACCCACGAATAACGAGACAGAGCAGACGTCGCAGTCATCTGTGACGAACACGAGGAATGAGGAGAACTCTGCTTCATCCTCGGATTCGACTACGTCAAGTGAGTCGATGAATCAACAGCAGCCGTACATTGTTCGGCGGGCGGTCCAGGATAAGTCCATCAAGTTTGAGCGTGACGAGCGGCTGACGTTCTTTGTCCACGACGATGTCGTTGACGGAGAGCGAAACCTCATTACGGATATGGAATCAGAACTCGGCCGATCTATCCCGAAGTTCGACGTTCGCGAGGCAGTATATCGTGCGGCACTTCGAAACCGCGACGACATTCTCGACGAACTTCTCAAAATGGGATACTCGACCGACGATAGTTAGCGATTGCAAGCCACGACTCAATCACGTTTTGCCACGTTTGCTAATCTCGCGTTGCTTGAGTTGAGGGTTATAGATAGTTGAGTACTCGTTGGGACGTAGCTGGAATTGGTTTGGCGATGAGAAACCACGATGGCTGGTGGAACCCCCTCCCCCCTTTTTCGAGTTGTAAAACCTTGAGGGGGTGGGGAGGGGGTAGCCCGTCAGGACACCGTGAAACTAACGAAAACGCCGATTTAGAAAGATAGAAACCGTGTACGTCCTGTTCTGCTTCCCACTATTAAAAAGGAAAGTTTTATACTGGTAGCTCAGAAACAGTATCTGTAATACGTTCTTAAACAAACCATTAATAATATTTTATTATATAGTTGCAGACACTCTAAGCTTCTCACTAAAGAGCCGAGTAAATCTGCTATTATCGAAAACTCCGGCAAGTAAGCCGCTCTACGACGCTTTCAACTATAGCATTTCCCGTTAGATACTGTTGGAGACTACCCCTCCATACCGATTTACAACTCGAAAAAGGGGGGAGAGGGTGTCCGCAACATCTTCTCATGCTGACGCACGAGGAATCTTTAAGGTGACATGGAGCTATTCCATCGTCTCCGAAAACAACCTTCCTCCTTGCGTAGGGACCTTTCTCTTGAGTCGAGAATACTCTGTTTGTGTACCACACATCAGGTCTCATCGAGAGTCAGGCGAATTTGATGTCCAAAAGGAGAGCAGAACCGACCGAGCAACTGACTGGACGCCACCAAAACGATCAGAGTACACACCAAGCGGGATAGGTTCGGTGTGTTGTCGCTGTACTATCGACTAAGACACTTACTACTCGAAAACGGGGGGAGAGATAACCCCCGAAATGAAGGAACTGACGACGACGTATCCGTTACAAATCGATAACGGGGGGTGATAGTTTACGAAGACGGTATCTAGGGAGAGATAGTAATATCCGCCTACAATAGCTAGCTCGACCGATTTCGCTGGCTTACAACTCCACAAAGGTCCACTTTTTTATAGCCGGAGTTCGATGGGGTTCATAATGGGCCGGAAGGGACGGACAGAGAGCTCGGATGAGCAAGCAACCGAACAGAACCGTGAATTTTTCGCTACTGATTCTGAAGACTCCGAGCAGGCCGACTCAACGGGTGAAAGTTCGGACTCATCTTCGACCTCGCAAACGACTTTCGAGAACGACCCCGATGCTCTCAATAATGCGATAGATGATGACGGGGGTGGGATTTCAATCCGCGACCGACTTCAAACTCAGTCATCTGGTGGCGTCTTCGCTGACAAAGATCTTGTCCGGTCAGATACCATCATCGATGAGGACCGTATCGTTGGCCGTGATGACCAGCTAGCCCGCGTCGTTGACAACCTCAAACCTGTCCTTCAGAACGAAGGCATCCCAGATATGCTCCTGAGTGGCCCGTCAGGAACCGGGAAATCCCTCATCATCCATGCGGTCTGCAAGCAAATCGTCGAACTCTGTGAATCACAGGACAAGACGTTCGGGGTTCTTTCTATTAACTGCGAGGGGCCAAAGACCGCAGACCGAGCAGTCTATCGGTTAGTCAAAGCTGCTGCTGACGATCTCGGTGTCGATCCGGGGGTACCTCAGACTGGCGTTTCAACGGACCAAAAGCTAGAACGGCTCTATGAACTTATGCGGGAGCATTACGACGGAGTCATCTTCATTCTCGACGAAATCGACATGCTCGAAGGGCCATACCAGGAGGCAGAATATAATTCTCTCATCTACCAGCTTTCACGGGCCCGAAAGCTCGCTGATTTTGATGGCCCAATCTCACTCACGACCATCACTAACTACGCTGATTTCATGAAGGACCTCAACAGTCGAGCGCAGAGTTCCTACAACCCGGATGATATCTTCTTCGATGACTATGATGCGACGCAACTCCGGAGCATTCTCAAATATCGCCGTGACGCGTTCAAACCAGATTCCCTCGCAGAAGACGTCATTCCGCTCGTGGCTGCGTTCGGTTCCCAAACGCATGGTGACGCTCGAAAAGCAATTGATCTCCTCAGATGGGCTGGTGAACTCGCTGAACGACGTGGCGCTGACATGGTCACCGAGAATGATGTTCGCGAGGCCCAAGAGAAATACACCGAGAATCGGAAACTCCGCCATATTAGCGGGATTTCGACGCAGAAGAAACTCTCCATCTATGCCGTGGCGGCTACTGCCCACTATGCAAAGGAACATCCTGAGTGGATACCGGCCGGGCCTGCGTTCAAAACGTATCAATT harbors:
- a CDS encoding Cdc6/Cdc18 family protein, with translation MGRKGRTESSDEQATEQNREFFATDSEDSEQADSTGESSDSSSTSQTTFENDPDALNNAIDDDGGGISIRDRLQTQSSGGVFADKDLVRSDTIIDEDRIVGRDDQLARVVDNLKPVLQNEGIPDMLLSGPSGTGKSLIIHAVCKQIVELCESQDKTFGVLSINCEGPKTADRAVYRLVKAAADDLGVDPGVPQTGVSTDQKLERLYELMREHYDGVIFILDEIDMLEGPYQEAEYNSLIYQLSRARKLADFDGPISLTTITNYADFMKDLNSRAQSSYNPDDIFFDDYDATQLRSILKYRRDAFKPDSLAEDVIPLVAAFGSQTHGDARKAIDLLRWAGELAERRGADMVTENDVREAQEKYTENRKLRHISGISTQKKLSIYAVAATAHYAKEHPEWIPAGPAFKTYQFIADTMDADQYSRETFVNHVTEQSTYGVLDFERRGKGRGRGVHMYFSLSENPETILETIREDSRFADLAHEDATIRAVVRERLKNFHTKN
- a CDS encoding ParA family protein; amino-acid sequence: MLSYSVYSEAGGVGKTTLTANLAVAHARAGLNVLVVPLDPQDGDLSYLFDVDHNRADSDVDTLVHHLVGRGKGEFMDLIETVEHGVDIIPEHNRLEDLGETLRKEQEARSDFGESFPMWTQLQRVLREAEVHKHYDVLLVDPPASSGPHLYNALDATRNLVMPVEPSGKGQASVSGLNDLVSNLEEQLEINIGVLAAVPNRVKGTRDQDAVIEDIEDQGFDVPVVLRDRTSLLEGCWSEKCSAYTYVREHRSRERDYELETLAKFDDIARHLEAEGSIEAPNPPESGSLKRDDVEVRA